A stretch of the Snodgrassella alvi genome encodes the following:
- the rnhA gene encoding ribonuclease HI: MSEVTLYTDGACKGNPGLGGWGAYLQSGSHSKELFGGEANTTNNRMELTAVIQGLAALKRPCIVHIYTDSQYVKKGMQEWIHNWKARGWKTASKQPVKNAELWQLLDVEVNKHQVHWHWVKGHNGHPGNEKADELANRGVDLVK; encoded by the coding sequence ATGAGCGAAGTAACCCTGTATACAGATGGCGCCTGCAAAGGTAATCCCGGCTTAGGTGGCTGGGGTGCATACCTGCAATCCGGTAGCCATAGCAAAGAACTTTTTGGCGGCGAAGCCAACACCACCAACAACCGTATGGAACTAACCGCTGTCATACAAGGACTGGCAGCCCTAAAGCGTCCCTGCATTGTTCATATCTATACTGATTCCCAGTACGTTAAAAAAGGCATGCAGGAATGGATACACAACTGGAAAGCACGCGGCTGGAAAACCGCCTCAAAACAACCAGTAAAAAACGCTGAGTTATGGCAGCTACTGGATGTCGAAGTAAACAAACATCAGGTGCACTGGCACTGGGTCAAAGGCCATAATGGACATCCAGGAAACGAAAAAGCTGATGAATTGGCTAATCGCGGCGTGGATCTGGTGAAATAA
- a CDS encoding protein YgfX, which yields MQACVVRVRPSLRAQFLALIMHGLALTAVVLYSTGWQRALFLLVWVLSVLWAGYGLLHTRIKRIEINGQEQASLILTSRKGAVPAVLSTDSVIRARLMALRWQTAKGSVYQLLLPDMTDAPSWRRLQVWARWCQPHTAQVAEPQSILYKVIHWLRLRMNN from the coding sequence ATGCAAGCCTGTGTTGTGCGTGTGCGCCCGTCTTTGAGAGCTCAGTTTTTGGCTCTGATTATGCATGGGCTGGCACTCACTGCTGTTGTGCTGTATAGCACAGGCTGGCAGCGGGCGTTGTTTTTGCTGGTCTGGGTACTATCCGTTTTGTGGGCGGGTTATGGTTTGCTTCATACCAGAATAAAACGAATTGAAATCAATGGTCAGGAGCAGGCCAGTCTGATACTGACATCCAGAAAAGGGGCAGTTCCTGCTGTCTTGTCTACTGACAGTGTGATTAGAGCCAGACTGATGGCTTTGCGATGGCAGACCGCCAAAGGGAGCGTGTATCAATTATTGTTGCCAGATATGACAGATGCGCCGTCATGGCGGCGGTTGCAGGTATGGGCTCGTTGGTGTCAGCCGCATACGGCTCAGGTTGCTGAGCCGCAATCAATTTTGTATAAGGTCATCCATTGGCTGCGGCTCAGGATGAATAATTAG
- a CDS encoding FAD-binding oxidoreductase, translating into MTTTSHLAHLSQLLSAREIITDSSLIEPYCTDQRGRYHGQVFAVLQPHSVSAVQSILRYCQQQQIPITPQGGNTGLCGAATPHSCTAGKGIILSLSKLNRVRKLSLADNTITVEAGMILADVQAAAKQANRYFPLSLASEGSCQIGGNIACNAGGLNVVRYGTMRDLVLGLEYVLPDGQLVSHLNPLHKNTSGYEMSQQIIGSEGTLAIITAATLKLFAPPQSILTAWVGLDNIQAATSLLSALKNHFAERLSSFELISQAALNLSARYSQLQEPVNAKWHILFELTDSLPTQDLTEPLINVLEQGNWLNAIIADSETKRQHLWTLRENISAAQRSLGASIKHDIVVPIERVADFIESCQQSLFTAFPQTKTILFGHLGDGSLHYNVFIADIRSNDVYHYEKEINQVVYEQVLQHQGSIAAEHGIGQLKNQWLSQVRTPAEINWMWAQKHYFDPKNILNPGKVLPPQP; encoded by the coding sequence ATGACAACCACCAGCCATCTAGCGCATCTGTCTCAGCTACTCAGTGCCAGAGAAATCATTACCGATTCCAGCCTTATTGAGCCTTACTGTACAGACCAGCGCGGCCGTTATCATGGACAGGTATTTGCCGTATTACAACCGCATTCAGTATCCGCTGTACAGAGCATTCTGCGTTACTGCCAGCAGCAACAAATACCGATTACGCCTCAGGGAGGCAATACCGGATTGTGCGGAGCAGCCACCCCTCATAGCTGCACTGCCGGTAAAGGTATCATCCTTTCACTCAGCAAACTCAACCGCGTCCGCAAGCTGAGTCTGGCCGATAACACCATTACCGTAGAAGCCGGCATGATACTGGCAGATGTACAGGCCGCAGCCAAACAGGCCAACCGTTATTTTCCCCTCAGCCTCGCCAGCGAAGGCTCCTGCCAGATAGGTGGTAATATCGCCTGCAATGCTGGTGGACTAAATGTTGTGCGTTACGGCACCATGCGCGATCTGGTACTTGGATTAGAATACGTACTGCCCGACGGTCAACTGGTGAGTCACCTCAATCCACTACATAAAAATACCAGCGGCTACGAAATGAGCCAGCAAATCATCGGCAGCGAAGGCACACTGGCCATCATTACCGCCGCCACTCTTAAACTCTTTGCACCACCGCAAAGCATACTCACCGCATGGGTCGGATTAGATAACATACAGGCAGCCACCAGCCTACTCTCTGCCCTTAAAAACCATTTCGCCGAACGCTTGTCCAGCTTTGAATTAATCAGTCAGGCTGCCCTGAATCTGTCAGCCAGATACAGCCAGCTGCAAGAACCAGTCAATGCTAAATGGCATATTCTGTTTGAGCTTACCGATAGCTTGCCCACTCAAGATCTGACCGAGCCATTAATCAACGTACTCGAACAAGGCAACTGGCTCAATGCCATCATTGCCGATTCAGAAACCAAACGTCAGCACCTGTGGACATTGCGCGAAAACATATCTGCAGCTCAGCGCAGTCTGGGCGCCAGTATCAAACACGATATCGTAGTACCAATAGAAAGAGTAGCCGATTTTATCGAAAGCTGCCAGCAGAGCCTCTTCACAGCCTTTCCACAAACCAAAACCATTCTCTTCGGACATCTGGGCGACGGCAGCCTGCATTACAACGTTTTCATTGCCGACATCCGCAGCAACGACGTATATCACTATGAAAAAGAAATTAACCAAGTGGTCTACGAACAAGTTTTACAACATCAAGGTAGCATTGCTGCCGAGCACGGCATCGGCCAACTGAAAAACCAATGGCTATCACAGGTACGGACACCTGCTGAAATCAACTGGATGTGGGCGCAGAAACACTATTTTGACCCAAAAAACATTCTCAATCCCGGCAAGGTTCTGCCACCCCAGCCATGA